In the Flavobacterium sp. 90 genome, TTACCGCAAGTGAAATTAGTACTGTCGAATGTACATAAACGCTTAACAGAATTAATCCTAGACCAATTCCTAAAATAATTAAACCTGTAGTTCCGATATTTTTCTCGTTGAAATGTTTCAATAACCAAGGCAACAAAACAGCTCTGGTAAGAATATCACAAATGCCAACAAAGGTTAAAATTCCACCAATAAATCCGGGAGTCCATTGGTAAATATCTTTTAAGAAAAGGGTAAAATTAAACTGAAATATACTTAAACCTATATAGAATAAAACGCCTAAAATAAGTAAAGGTTTGAGTCCTTTTAGTTTGAAAATTTCATTAAAATGAGAAAAAGTATTAAAACTGGAAACCGATAAATGTTTGGTTCGTTTTTCGGGAGCCAATGATTCGGGCAAAAGAAAATAAACCGCTACACCAGAAAGAAATATTAAAACCGCTGTTACAAAAAATGGTAATCCGATTGATATACTTCCTAATAATCCGCCCAAAGCAGGTCCGCCAATTTTTCCTATTCCCATAACGGCGCCAATATATCCAAACCATTTGGCTCTTTCTTTAGGTTCAGTTGTATCAGCTATATAAGCGAATAAAATACTGATATTTCCCGCTGTAAGTCCGTCGATTATTCGTCCAAGGAAAAGAATCCATAATGCGCCGCCAATTCCAAACAAAATATAGCCAATTACAGAACCAAGCAAACTGATCAAAAGGATATTTTTTCTTCCGTATCTGTCGCTCAATGCTCCAAAAACCGGTGCCGAAAAAAAGGAACATACTGCAAAAACCGACATCAGTAAACTCATGCCTATAACTACTTGTTGAGAGGGTAAATACTTGCTTATCAAAAAAGGAAGAAGCGGCAATACAATAGAAAAACCAATGGAATTCAAAAGAACGATTCCTATAATAATCCACAATTTATATTTCTTAGATTTCATGATTTTAAAAACTTTTAAATTATGGTACAAATTTATTCACTACATTAGAGTCAAAATAATCTTATTAGGCATAAAAATAGCCGTAAAAGACATTTTATGATTCAAAAGCAAACTGTGCCAAATGTTCTAAAAGCATTTGCTCATTTATTGAATACAGAAATAAAAGACTGGAAACTGGAAATTCCTGAAAAGTTTGGAAGAGGATATTGTATTGGCTTTAGGTTTAATGCCAATATCAGAATGATCATTTCTAATTATGAGCTTAATGAAGATATAATTGTCGAAAATATAGATCTCGATCATTCGAAGAAAACACTATTTTTTAAGTTTCAGAATATCTTTCCTGTAGCAGAAACTTTGCCTGGAGAAGTGTTGTTAAAAACCCTTCCATCGGTTTTAATCGGAACTAGTAGTTTGAATACCGATGCTGTAATTCCCATTCATACCAATACTGCGACTATCAATATTGAGATAAATGCTGATTATTTGAGCGAACTATTTGAAATTTCTGAAACATCAACGATTTTATACAATCTGTTACAGAATAAGCAGCCTTTGTTATTCGAACAAATGTTATATCCTTCTTTACAGAAAATTGCAGATGAAATTATATCAGAATCTGTTACAAAAACTTTCAAGCTATTTTTTCTAAGAATAAAAGCCGAAGAACTGATTTGCCGATTATTAATTGAATTAGAAAAAAGAGATACAAAACAACTCTATACTTTAAACCCTAATGATGTTGAAAAAATCTACAAAGCAAAACAGCAAATGCTTGAAAATCTAAGCATTCCGCCTGTAATTAACGATCTTGCCGTTTCTGCTAATATGAGTCCTACCAAACTGAAGAATTTATTTAAGCAGATTTTCGGGAATAGTATTTTCAATTATTATCAGGAATTTAGAATGAAAGAAGCTGCAATACTTCTAAAACAAGGAGATTTATCCGTTTCTGATGTTGGTTACAAATTAGGTTTCACCAATTTAAGTCATTTTTCGAAAGTCTTTGTTGCTCATATTGGTGTTAAACCGAAACAGTATAGTAAATTGTAAATTAGAATTCTAATAATAGTAAAGACACAAAATCGAGAAGATTTTGTCATTTCGACGGAGGAGACCCGAGCGATAGCGAACAGACGAAGTAAATCTTCACAAGTAACTCTGTAAAGAGAATCCAATCTTTGTCGAGCTTCTCGTGGAGATTTCTCCTCCGTCGAAATGACAATATTGAGGTATATTTAGATTACGCAAACCTTTGTCAAAGTTTAAAACTTTGACAAAGGTATCCATAGTTCTATAAATCTATCGCTAAGTTTTTTGTCAAGAAACTTAGCGTCTTAATGTCTTTACCAGATTAATTTTATTTTAAAAACTCTACTCTGCCTGTTTTCATATTATATACGGCTCCGCAAATAATTATTTCGCCCTTTTTTTCCATCTCTTTCAAAATTGGACTTCTCTCTCTAATTTCCGCTATCGAATGATACACATTTGCGTCACAAACTGCCTCTACAAACTCTTCATTATCAGCTTTGGCTTGTCCTTTAAAATCTTTTTTAGCTGTTGCAATTGCAGGTTGTATTTTATCCAGTAAAGTTGTGATGTTTCCTAGTTTTACATTTTTAATGGCTGATATAACTGCTCCGCAATATTCGTGTCCTAATACAACTACTACTCTGGCTCCGGATACTTTGCAAGAATATTCAAGACTTCCCAATATATCATCATTGACGATATTTCCCGCAACTCTGGCAACAAACAAATTACCTAAACCACTGTGAAATACATCTTCAACGGGAACTCGGGAATCGAGACAAGATAATACAACTGCTTTAGGAAATTGACCTAACGAGGCATTTCGAACACGTTCGGTCGTATTTCGAACTGTTAAATTATCTTCGACAAAATCTTTATTTCCTTGTTTTAAACGATTAATCACATCGATTGGTTTCAGTTTGGCTTGTTCTTCTGCGGTGAGAGGTTCCGTAACTAAGATGTGATCTTTTTTTATTGATACCGTATTTACAGTATCATTTTGCACTTGGGCTTGTGACGATGCTTTTTCTTTTCCGCAAGACACCATCAAAAGAATAGCAATAATTAATATACTTTTTTCCATAATAATGTAATTTAATATTTGATTAATAAGTGTATGGTTTATACTTATAAAATTAAAAAATATTTTGCAATGTAAAAACAGTATATATACTGAAAATCAATAATCTAAATTATTGATAATAATACTCAAATACTTTTAAGAAGAAGATTTATCTGTTTCCTGTAATCATTTTTCGATGTTCTATTCCCCAAGCTGTAAGTTTCTTTATGATCTCTTTTAATGTCAAGCCATACTCTGTTAGCTGATATTGAACACTTATAGGCTGAGTATCTAAAACAGTTCGGCTTATGAGTTGATTCATCTCTAACTCTTTTAATTCTTTACTCAGCATTTTATTTGAAATGCCGCTAACATCACTTAAAATATCCGAAAATCTTCTTTTGTTGTAATAACAGATAGAGGAAATAATCGAAATTTTCCATTTTCCGTTCAACACATCCATGGCATCATGAACTGCCATAATCTCTTTTTTATGTCCTAATTGACATTCACTGTCTTCCATAAGTTACCTTGTTACTCAAATGTTACTGTTACTTTTTGTTACAAAGTAACTAAAATAAATCTACCTGTACTAACTTTGCTCTATTAATACTAAAAATTACATAGAAATGGATTTCACAAACAAAAATGTCATCATAATTGGCGGAACTACAGGAATTGGATTAGCGACTGCTAAAGAATTTATAAATTCAGGAGCAAACGTTTGGATTACAGGAAGAAATAGCGAAAATCTTCAAAAAGCAGCAACCGAAATTAACAGCACTAAATTGACTACTGTAGTTTCAGACACTTCAAATTTGGCAGATATCTCTCTTTTGATAAATGCGTTTTCAGAAAGTAAAAGAGAATTAAATGTTCTTTTCCTAAATGCAGGAATTGGAACATTCGCAACAATTGATCAGGTAACAGAGGCTGATTTTGATGCTCAGTTTAACACCAACGTTAAAGGTCACTTTTTTACTCTGCAAAAATTACTTCCTTATTTAGCAAACGGCGCTTCGGTCGTATTTACTTCGTCAACAGTAGCAACGACCTCAAATTTATCAACCAGTATTTATTCTGCCACAAAAGGAGCGTTAAATAAAATTGCTCAAATTGCAGCAAATGAACTTGCAGAACGAAAAATCCGTGTCAACATCGTGAGCCCCGGACCTATCGAAACTCCCGGATTAGATACAGTTGTTCCTGCTGAAGCAAAAGAATATCTTGCAAATGCTGTAGCGCTTCAAAGATTAGGAGATCCAAGCGAAATAGCCAAAACGGTACTATTCTTGTCTTCTGATGCGGCGAGTTTTATCTCGGGAACTGAAATAGTAGTTGATGGAGGTTTTATCAATTATGCACTTAAATAAAACAAGCTTTTATTTGCTTAAAACTTGATCGGAACCAATAATCTATTGACTTTAAACAAATTAAACGCAAAAAAGCTCTCTTAAAAAAATAAGAGAGCTTTTTATGTTTGTTTTGAAGTTGTTTATCGCCAGCCCATTTCCGGAGCAATATGTTCAAGTATCGACGACAATATATGAACATTGTATTCAACGCCCAATGTATTTGGTATTGTCAGCAACAACGTATCGGCTTCCTGAATGGCTTCGTCTTGTTTCAACTCGGCGATGAGTTTATCAGGTTCAGCAGCATAGCTTTTTCCGAAGATTGCTCGTTTATCACTTTCGATGTTACCAAAACTGTCTGATCCTCTGCCTTGATCGCCAAAGTACATTTTGTCCTGATCGTTCATTAATGCAAAAATAGAACGGCTAACTGAAACTCGTGGTTCACGGTCATGTCCGGCTTTTTTCCATGCTTCTTTATACAACCTGATTTGTTCTGCTTGCTGAATATGGAAAGGTTTACCGTTTTCGTCGTACTTCAAGGTAGAACTTTGCAGATACATTCCGTTTTCAGCAGCCCAAACAGCGGTTGCATTAGACGCAGCTCCCCACCAGATTCTATCTCGTAATCCTTCTGAATGTGGTTCCAAACGCAACAAACCTGGAGGATTAGGAAACATAGGAAATGGATTTGGCTCAGCAAATCCTTCTCCTTTAAGCCTTTCTAAGAACTCTAAAGCTTTTTTACGTCCCATATCAGCATCTGTCTCGCCTTTTTCAGGTTCATAACCAAAAGCGCGCCAACCGTCAATAACCTGTTCCGGTGATCCTCTACTGATTCCTAATTGCAAACGTCCTTCTGAAATTAAATCAGCGGCACTGGCATCTTCAACCATATACAAGGGATTCTCGTAACGCATATCGATAACTCCTGTTCCAATTTCTATTTTGCTCGTTTTAGCGCCAATTGCTGCGAGTAACGGAAAAGGCGATGCCAATTGTCGGGCAAAATGATGTACTCGAAAATAAGCACCATCCAAACCAATTTCTTCTGCAGCAACTGCCAAATCAATAGATTGAAGAAGTGTATCGCTAGCCGTACGAGCTTTATAGGAAGGATGATTCGCCCAATGTCCAAACGACAAAAATCCTATTTTTTTCATAGATAGCTTTATTATTATTTACTATCTCAAATATACGCATCATTATCGAGTATTTCTAAGCGCTATTCATTTTATCGAAAAAACCAATTCCTAACAAAATGAACTTTTTTTTGACTATAATCTTTGCTGTTCTTCGGTTTGTCCTTCTTTCTTTTTATTTTCCAACTTCTGGTTTCCAAAATTATATTTAAAGCCTAATCTAATGCTTTGACTATCACCATAGGACAAAAAATAGTTGTATTGATCTGCATAATCTGTAGCGACTTTTTCCTTTTCGCCACGATAGATATCTGAAAGGATCGCGTATATTTCGCCATTACTTTTCCATATTTTCTTTCGAATAGAAGCCGAAAGATTTGAGGTTTCGCTAAAAACAAATGTACCCTGAACTGATGATGAATTGTATTGAAAATTTAATTCTGCGGTTAATTCTTTCTTTTTATTCAGAACAAAATGGTTGCTGATACTTGTATTATAAGTAGGTTTTCCGTTTTTGTATAAGTTCCCGTCTCTGCCCTGAAAACGATCTTCGACATAACTTAATCCAGCCTGAATTCCGGATTCCCAGAAATCATAGAAAGTAAGATTGGTATTAAATTCCAGTCCAAAGGCAAAATCTTTTTTAATATTCGTAAAATGATACACCAACATATTGGTTTCATAATCCTGATACGAAATTTCCATCGAAGGATCTTTTTCTAAGCGGTAAAAAAGATCAAAATTGTATTTGTTTTTCAGCGTATAAAGTAAACTAAGATTGTGACTTATCGTTGGCAATAATTTTGGATCGCCCGTAAAATAAGAATATGAATTATAATACGAACGAAACGGATTTAATCTGCTGTATTGCGGACGCGTAATTCGTTTTCCGTACGAAATTCCAATTTCATGACCTTCTGTTGGTTTGTAAAGCCCGTAAAATGTTGGGAAAAGCTTGAAATAATGCTGTTCATTAACTTCAAAAGTTGTCACCGAATTTCCTTTCAGACTTGTGTATTCGCCACGTAAACCCGCTTTCAGGCTCCATTTTCCAAATTCTTTATCATAACTTGTATATCCTGCCAAAATAGATTCATCATAAAGAAAAAGACTTGTTCTGTTTGGATTATTCACGAATTCGCCATTGATTTCGTCTTTATAATCAAGATTACTTTTGGCTTGTACATTTCCGAATTTTAATCCGGCTTCAAAAGTGCCGTTTTTTTCATTCGAATAATCGGTCTGGGCCGAAAAAAGCTGAATATCCTGTACATTATCACTGATAAAACGTGTTGTACGATAAGGACTTTCGTCGGGAAGCGAAAAAGCAGAAGCAATATCCTGACGTTCCTGACGCCAATATGTTGTATAATCTGCCATTACAGATATTTTCTCTTTTGCATCAAATAAATGATCGAAAGACATATTATAAGCGTTATTTCGTAACGGAGTTCTACGATTATTTCGGGTTACATAAAGGGAATCCAAAGCTCCATTTGCTCCGTAAATAAACGTTGGAACAGTAAAATCGCCCATTTGTTTAGGCGTTATTAATCCAGTTCCTCCGGCAGAAATTGTATTTAGCGAATCAATTTCGTAAGAAGCCTGAAGTCGATAAGAATGTTGTTGCAATGATTTTGATTTGCGTCTCATGATACTTTCCCAGCGAGAATCGATCGAACCATCTTCTTTTAGATAATGCACAACATCTGTTCCTTCATTGACATATACGCCAGCTCCAAAGCCATATCTTCCGGCAAGAGACAATTTTTTTCCTTTATAAAACTGGTTTGTCGACACAACTCCCTTTGGATAAATAGATTGCACATATGCCGTATTTACAGAACCTTT is a window encoding:
- a CDS encoding MFS transporter — encoded protein: MKSKKYKLWIIIGIVLLNSIGFSIVLPLLPFLISKYLPSQQVVIGMSLLMSVFAVCSFFSAPVFGALSDRYGRKNILLISLLGSVIGYILFGIGGALWILFLGRIIDGLTAGNISILFAYIADTTEPKERAKWFGYIGAVMGIGKIGGPALGGLLGSISIGLPFFVTAVLIFLSGVAVYFLLPESLAPEKRTKHLSVSSFNTFSHFNEIFKLKGLKPLLILGVLFYIGLSIFQFNFTLFLKDIYQWTPGFIGGILTFVGICDILTRAVLLPWLLKHFNEKNIGTTGLIILGIGLGLILLSVYVHSTVLISLAVICIISGEGLFDPTYNGKLSQSVEESKQGKLQGVNQSLQSAINVFIPLLAAAIYYYSPSILYATAAFIVLMAAMMYVKYKPKN
- a CDS encoding AraC family transcriptional regulator; translated protein: MIQKQTVPNVLKAFAHLLNTEIKDWKLEIPEKFGRGYCIGFRFNANIRMIISNYELNEDIIVENIDLDHSKKTLFFKFQNIFPVAETLPGEVLLKTLPSVLIGTSSLNTDAVIPIHTNTATINIEINADYLSELFEISETSTILYNLLQNKQPLLFEQMLYPSLQKIADEIISESVTKTFKLFFLRIKAEELICRLLIELEKRDTKQLYTLNPNDVEKIYKAKQQMLENLSIPPVINDLAVSANMSPTKLKNLFKQIFGNSIFNYYQEFRMKEAAILLKQGDLSVSDVGYKLGFTNLSHFSKVFVAHIGVKPKQYSKL
- a CDS encoding carbonic anhydrase family protein, coding for MEKSILIIAILLMVSCGKEKASSQAQVQNDTVNTVSIKKDHILVTEPLTAEEQAKLKPIDVINRLKQGNKDFVEDNLTVRNTTERVRNASLGQFPKAVVLSCLDSRVPVEDVFHSGLGNLFVARVAGNIVNDDILGSLEYSCKVSGARVVVVLGHEYCGAVISAIKNVKLGNITTLLDKIQPAIATAKKDFKGQAKADNEEFVEAVCDANVYHSIAEIRERSPILKEMEKKGEIIICGAVYNMKTGRVEFLK
- a CDS encoding helix-turn-helix domain-containing protein, which codes for MEDSECQLGHKKEIMAVHDAMDVLNGKWKISIISSICYYNKRRFSDILSDVSGISNKMLSKELKELEMNQLISRTVLDTQPISVQYQLTEYGLTLKEIIKKLTAWGIEHRKMITGNR
- a CDS encoding SDR family oxidoreductase, giving the protein MDFTNKNVIIIGGTTGIGLATAKEFINSGANVWITGRNSENLQKAATEINSTKLTTVVSDTSNLADISLLINAFSESKRELNVLFLNAGIGTFATIDQVTEADFDAQFNTNVKGHFFTLQKLLPYLANGASVVFTSSTVATTSNLSTSIYSATKGALNKIAQIAANELAERKIRVNIVSPGPIETPGLDTVVPAEAKEYLANAVALQRLGDPSEIAKTVLFLSSDAASFISGTEIVVDGGFINYALK
- a CDS encoding LLM class flavin-dependent oxidoreductase, with translation MKKIGFLSFGHWANHPSYKARTASDTLLQSIDLAVAAEEIGLDGAYFRVHHFARQLASPFPLLAAIGAKTSKIEIGTGVIDMRYENPLYMVEDASAADLISEGRLQLGISRGSPEQVIDGWRAFGYEPEKGETDADMGRKKALEFLERLKGEGFAEPNPFPMFPNPPGLLRLEPHSEGLRDRIWWGAASNATAVWAAENGMYLQSSTLKYDENGKPFHIQQAEQIRLYKEAWKKAGHDREPRVSVSRSIFALMNDQDKMYFGDQGRGSDSFGNIESDKRAIFGKSYAAEPDKLIAELKQDEAIQEADTLLLTIPNTLGVEYNVHILSSILEHIAPEMGWR
- a CDS encoding outer membrane beta-barrel family protein, with the protein product MKKLIMLLLWGSFAGYSQEVSLSGKVIDGSNQAVPFSDVLLLQTKDSIRYKETQTKESGEFRLSGIIKGNYLLKLKTVGFEEYFKKITIQNDTVLGILSLKEISNNLDGVTITSKKPIVKRLTDRLEFAVENSSLSSNNAWEILSKTPSVTTSSTGAISIRGSQSILVTINDKKVYLSGEELKQFLENTSGEEVKSIEVITNPPAKYEAQGSAVLNIKLKKNISLGYKGSVNTAYVQSIYPKGVVSTNQFYKGKKLSLAGRYGFGAGVYVNEGTDVVHYLKEDGSIDSRWESIMRRKSKSLQQHSYRLQASYEIDSLNTISAGGTGLITPKQMGDFTVPTFIYGANGALDSLYVTRNNRRTPLRNNAYNMSFDHLFDAKEKISVMADYTTYWRQERQDIASAFSLPDESPYRTTRFISDNVQDIQLFSAQTDYSNEKNGTFEAGLKFGNVQAKSNLDYKDEINGEFVNNPNRTSLFLYDESILAGYTSYDKEFGKWSLKAGLRGEYTSLKGNSVTTFEVNEQHYFKLFPTFYGLYKPTEGHEIGISYGKRITRPQYSRLNPFRSYYNSYSYFTGDPKLLPTISHNLSLLYTLKNKYNFDLFYRLEKDPSMEISYQDYETNMLVYHFTNIKKDFAFGLEFNTNLTFYDFWESGIQAGLSYVEDRFQGRDGNLYKNGKPTYNTSISNHFVLNKKKELTAELNFQYNSSSVQGTFVFSETSNLSASIRKKIWKSNGEIYAILSDIYRGEKEKVATDYADQYNYFLSYGDSQSIRLGFKYNFGNQKLENKKKEGQTEEQQRL